From Thermomonas sp. XSG, one genomic window encodes:
- a CDS encoding pitrilysin family protein has protein sequence MSGLRFVFAALAAFAFGSATAAADIKLPDYQTVRLDNGATLLLTPRKDVPMVAATVLVRGGALADPAGKEGTAGLLAEMLSKGAGSRDALAFAQAVDGAGGNLDFGSSSEALTANAQFLSKDTGLMLSLLADALLRPAMAPAEFDKLRKRAIDGIASAKDSDPRRLIGLYASGWLFRGHPYGRPAGGDETSLATVTLDDLQAFRRQQMGGDRLIISIAGDFDPAAVTAQVRQAFGGWAKAEGALPQVAAKARESGRRVLLVDKPGATQTYFSLGNVGSQRSDPARAAQDLVQTAFGGRFTSMLNTELRVKSGLTYGASAQLPRPRHPGAAQITSFTKTDSTKAAIDLAIATLDRLHKDGLDAATLQSARNYIAGQFAPSMETAPQLASAIAWLALYGDGRDYIDGYLGQVAAATPAQVAEARAVFPASGDLVIVAIGDAAKIRTVMQGYGPVTEMKLTDPRFSP, from the coding sequence ATGAGCGGCCTGCGTTTCGTGTTCGCGGCGCTGGCCGCATTCGCCTTCGGCAGCGCCACGGCTGCTGCCGACATCAAGCTGCCGGACTACCAGACCGTCCGGCTGGACAACGGCGCCACCCTGCTGCTGACCCCACGCAAGGACGTGCCGATGGTCGCGGCTACCGTGCTGGTGCGCGGCGGTGCGCTGGCCGACCCGGCCGGCAAGGAGGGTACCGCCGGCCTGCTGGCGGAGATGCTGTCCAAGGGCGCGGGCAGCCGCGATGCGCTGGCCTTCGCGCAGGCGGTGGATGGCGCCGGCGGCAACCTCGACTTCGGCAGTTCCAGCGAGGCGCTCACCGCCAACGCGCAGTTCCTGTCGAAGGACACCGGGCTCATGCTGTCGCTGCTGGCCGATGCGCTGCTGCGTCCGGCGATGGCGCCGGCCGAGTTCGACAAGCTGCGCAAGCGCGCCATCGACGGGATCGCGAGCGCCAAGGATTCCGACCCGCGCCGGCTGATCGGCCTGTATGCCAGCGGCTGGTTGTTCCGCGGGCATCCCTATGGGCGTCCGGCCGGTGGCGACGAAACCAGCTTGGCCACCGTTACCCTGGACGACCTGCAGGCGTTCCGTCGCCAGCAGATGGGGGGTGACCGCCTGATCATCTCGATCGCCGGCGACTTCGATCCTGCCGCCGTGACCGCGCAGGTGAGGCAGGCGTTCGGCGGCTGGGCCAAGGCGGAAGGCGCATTGCCGCAGGTCGCGGCGAAGGCCCGGGAAAGCGGTCGCCGTGTCCTGCTGGTCGACAAGCCCGGCGCCACCCAGACCTATTTCTCGCTGGGCAACGTCGGCAGCCAGCGCAGCGACCCGGCCCGTGCCGCGCAGGATCTGGTGCAGACCGCGTTCGGTGGTCGCTTCACCTCGATGCTCAATACCGAGCTGCGGGTGAAGTCCGGCCTGACCTACGGCGCCAGCGCGCAGCTGCCGCGCCCGCGCCACCCGGGTGCCGCCCAGATCACCAGCTTCACCAAGACCGATTCCACCAAGGCCGCGATCGACCTGGCCATCGCCACCCTCGACCGCCTGCACAAGGACGGGCTGGACGCCGCCACCCTGCAGTCGGCCAGGAACTACATCGCCGGACAGTTCGCGCCGAGCATGGAAACCGCGCCGCAGTTGGCCAGCGCCATCGCCTGGCTGGCCCTGTACGGCGACGGCCGCGACTACATCGACGGCTACCTCGGGCAGGTGGCCGCCGCCACGCCGGCGCAGGTGGCAGAGGCGCGCGCGGTGTTCCCGGCCAGTGGCGACCTGGTGATCGTGGCGATCGGCGATGCGGCGAAGATCCGCACGGTGATGCAGGGTTACGGCCCGGTCACCGAGATGAAACTGACCGATCCGCGCTTTTCACCCTGA
- a CDS encoding phosphoethanolamine--lipid A transferase → MRLRTGGDGPWWRPRVSTEALAALASIWFALVLNGPLWDAVRAGSGSLRVLLSLGVAVFALQALLFGLLCWGRLARPVLALLLVVSAFAHWYMTRYAVVLDPEMIRNVLATDVAESRELVSVRMLLHALLLGVLPAVAVLLTRPLPARSWRRGLLRRAGFLLAMALLAGGALAASSQGVFSLMRSDPSLRYRITPGNYTVSLVRVLKPSKARGPVKVVGADAHRPPAALARKPRLLVLVVGETVRGDHWGLNGYGRQTTPELAARGVVNFPDVTACGTSTEVSLPCMFSPFGRERYDRDAIRGHESLLDVAARAGVGVLWRDNQSGCKGICVRQRSETMGPSDAAALCADGRCFDEILLSGLQARIDAVPGDALIVLHMLGNHGPNYFERYPPKFERWTPVCRTAELGRCTQQEIINAYDNAILYSDAVLGQLIDLLAQQQGHDAAMLYLSDHGESLGEYGLFLHGAPHAIAPKPQLHVPMTLWMSPGFVAGERLDAACLREAAKRPASHDHLFSTVLGVFDVQTSVYRPERDLLGACRAR, encoded by the coding sequence ATGCGCCTGCGCACCGGCGGCGATGGCCCCTGGTGGCGGCCGCGCGTGTCCACGGAAGCGCTGGCCGCGCTGGCCAGCATCTGGTTCGCGCTCGTCCTCAACGGTCCGCTATGGGACGCGGTGCGGGCCGGCAGCGGTTCCCTGCGGGTGCTGCTGTCGCTGGGCGTGGCGGTGTTCGCGCTGCAGGCGCTGCTGTTCGGGCTGCTGTGCTGGGGCAGGCTGGCACGGCCGGTTCTGGCCCTGCTGCTGGTGGTGAGTGCGTTCGCCCACTGGTACATGACCCGCTACGCGGTGGTGCTGGATCCGGAAATGATCCGCAACGTGCTGGCAACCGACGTGGCCGAGAGCCGGGAGCTGGTATCGGTACGGATGCTCCTGCATGCGCTGCTGCTGGGCGTGCTGCCGGCCGTGGCGGTGCTGCTGACCCGCCCGCTGCCGGCGCGCAGTTGGCGGCGCGGGCTGCTGCGCCGTGCCGGCTTCCTGCTGGCGATGGCGCTGTTGGCCGGCGGCGCATTGGCAGCCTCCTCGCAGGGTGTGTTCTCGCTGATGCGCAGCGATCCCTCCCTGCGTTACCGGATCACTCCCGGTAACTACACCGTTTCGCTGGTGCGGGTATTGAAGCCCTCGAAGGCGAGGGGGCCGGTGAAGGTGGTCGGCGCCGATGCGCACCGGCCGCCCGCGGCGCTGGCACGCAAGCCGCGGCTGCTGGTGCTGGTGGTCGGCGAAACGGTGCGCGGCGACCATTGGGGACTGAACGGCTACGGCCGCCAGACCACGCCGGAGCTGGCGGCGCGCGGGGTGGTCAATTTCCCCGATGTGACCGCCTGCGGCACCAGCACCGAAGTGTCGCTGCCGTGCATGTTCTCCCCGTTCGGGCGCGAACGTTACGACCGCGACGCCATCCGCGGCCACGAATCGCTGCTCGACGTCGCCGCCCGCGCCGGCGTGGGCGTGCTCTGGCGCGACAACCAGTCGGGCTGCAAGGGGATCTGCGTGCGCCAGCGCTCGGAGACGATGGGGCCGTCCGACGCCGCCGCGCTGTGCGCGGACGGGCGCTGTTTCGACGAGATCCTGCTGTCCGGCCTGCAGGCCCGGATCGATGCCGTCCCGGGCGATGCACTGATCGTGCTGCACATGCTGGGCAACCACGGCCCGAACTACTTCGAACGCTATCCGCCGAAGTTCGAACGTTGGACGCCGGTCTGCCGCACCGCAGAGCTGGGGCGCTGCACGCAGCAGGAAATCATCAATGCCTACGACAACGCGATCCTCTATTCGGATGCGGTGCTGGGGCAGTTGATCGACCTGCTGGCGCAACAGCAGGGCCACGACGCGGCGATGCTGTACCTGTCCGACCACGGCGAATCGCTGGGCGAATACGGGCTGTTCCTGCACGGCGCGCCGCACGCCATCGCGCCGAAGCCCCAGCTGCATGTGCCGATGACGCTGTGGATGTCGCCCGGTTTCGTCGCCGGCGAGCGGCTTGACGCCGCCTGCCTGCGCGAGGCGGCGAAGCGGCCGGCCAGCCACGATCACCTGTTCTCGACCGTGCTGGGGGTGTTCGACGTGCAGACGTCGGTGTACCGCCCTGAACGGGATCTGCTGGGCGCCTGCCGGGCGCGCTGA
- a CDS encoding phosphate ABC transporter substrate-binding protein produces the protein MLLLAALLTATSVAQAGVVVVMSSKSDVSSLSKAQVAQIFMAKTDALPNGRVAKPVDQAEGSAVRNEFYDKVADKSAAQMKAYWSQLTFTGKAQPPRKVSGDAAVKAALGENPAAIGYISDGAVDGSVKVVFKP, from the coding sequence ATGCTCCTGCTCGCCGCGCTGTTGACGGCCACCTCGGTGGCGCAGGCCGGCGTGGTGGTGGTGATGTCGTCGAAAAGCGACGTGTCCTCGCTGAGCAAGGCGCAGGTGGCACAGATCTTCATGGCCAAGACCGACGCCCTGCCCAACGGGCGGGTCGCCAAACCGGTCGACCAGGCGGAAGGGTCGGCCGTGCGCAACGAGTTCTACGACAAGGTGGCCGACAAGTCCGCCGCGCAGATGAAGGCGTACTGGTCGCAGCTGACCTTCACCGGCAAGGCGCAGCCGCCACGCAAGGTCTCGGGCGATGCGGCGGTCAAGGCCGCGCTGGGCGAAAACCCGGCGGCGATCGGCTACATCAGCGATGGCGCCGTCGACGGCAGCGTCAAGGTGGTGTTCAAGCCCTGA
- a CDS encoding cysteine desulfurase has product METVSAIDWAAVRRDFPLLQRQVHGKPLIYFDAANTGQKPEAVIAATDDFYRRHNANVSRAVHALGSEATEAYEGARGKLARFLNVRTDELILCSGTTFAINLVAYSWGLPQLKAGDAILVTRMEHHANIVPWQLIAQRTGATIKVAELLPDGSLDLDALSAAMTPEVKLLALTHVSNVLGTINPVADICREARKRGITTVVDGSQAAPHMPVDIPAIGCDFYAVTGHKMSGPTGTGALWARREHIDAMPPFLGGGEMIREVRFDGTVFNEGPHKFEAGTPNIAGHVGLGAACDYLASIGMADIAAREQALLAHATEELLKIDGLRLYGTAAHKAAVISFAIEGTHSHDLATLLDLEGVAVRSGQHCAHPLLQWLGVGTTCRASLAFYNTHEEIDAFIAALRKVKRLLA; this is encoded by the coding sequence ATGGAAACGGTATCGGCGATCGACTGGGCGGCCGTGCGCAGGGACTTCCCTCTGCTGCAGCGGCAGGTCCACGGCAAACCGCTGATCTATTTCGATGCGGCCAATACCGGGCAGAAGCCCGAGGCGGTGATCGCCGCCACCGACGACTTCTACCGCCGCCACAATGCCAACGTCAGCCGCGCGGTGCACGCACTCGGCAGCGAGGCCACCGAGGCCTATGAAGGCGCACGCGGCAAGCTGGCGCGCTTCCTCAACGTGCGCACCGACGAGCTGATCCTGTGCAGCGGCACCACCTTCGCCATCAACCTGGTGGCGTATTCGTGGGGCCTGCCGCAGCTGAAGGCGGGCGATGCCATCCTCGTCACCCGGATGGAGCACCACGCCAACATCGTGCCCTGGCAGCTCATCGCCCAGCGCACCGGCGCGACCATCAAGGTGGCGGAACTGCTGCCGGACGGCAGCCTCGACCTCGATGCGCTGTCCGCGGCGATGACGCCCGAGGTGAAGCTGCTGGCGCTGACCCACGTCAGTAATGTGCTTGGCACCATCAACCCGGTTGCCGACATCTGCCGCGAGGCGCGCAAGCGCGGGATCACCACGGTGGTCGACGGCTCGCAGGCCGCGCCGCACATGCCGGTGGATATTCCCGCCATCGGCTGCGACTTCTACGCGGTCACCGGCCACAAGATGAGCGGGCCCACCGGCACCGGGGCGCTGTGGGCGCGGCGTGAGCACATCGATGCGATGCCGCCGTTCCTCGGCGGTGGCGAGATGATCCGGGAAGTGCGTTTCGACGGCACCGTGTTCAACGAAGGCCCGCACAAGTTCGAGGCGGGCACGCCCAATATCGCCGGCCACGTCGGCCTGGGGGCGGCCTGCGATTACCTGGCCTCCATCGGGATGGCCGATATCGCCGCGCGCGAACAGGCGCTGCTGGCGCACGCCACCGAAGAACTGCTCAAGATCGACGGTCTGCGCCTGTATGGCACTGCCGCGCACAAGGCCGCGGTGATCAGCTTTGCCATCGAGGGCACGCATTCGCACGACCTCGCCACCCTGCTGGATCTCGAAGGCGTCGCGGTGCGCTCCGGCCAGCACTGCGCGCACCCGCTGCTGCAGTGGCTGGGCGTGGGCACCACCTGCCGCGCTTCGCTTGCGTTCTACAACACGCATGAGGAAATCGACGCGTTCATCGCCGCGCTGCGCAAGGTGAAGCGTCTGCTGGCATGA
- the sufD gene encoding Fe-S cluster assembly protein SufD, with the protein MGALLDSLAAGFEGDATRRALLDEVLRDGLPQRAESWKYTSLRQLERRSFAQAAAVAIDPTLLAAIPAPRIVFVNGHFDAVLSDVSALPVGIEVGPLSRLLQGDDPRAVHFLERRYQRIDEPFARLNAALAREGVVVRVDAGVQVESPLHIVHVGAPQDGGDAAWHLRHFIELREGAALQLVEHELAAGEHAHLGNGLLHAHVADGARLSHVRVQDAAARASLFARTDAVLARDAGYARTDLELGAALSRHELNVRLEGDGATLRADGVLLADGRRHVDTRLGIEHLARDNRCGLTWRGLAGQRGRAVFHGGITIHPGADGTEADLSNKNLLLSNEAEIDTQPVLVIHADEVKAAHGATVGQLDPTALFYLRSRGLPEVQARALLTGAFCREVVNAIGDGPSRALADAALGRALARLGA; encoded by the coding sequence ATGGGCGCCCTGCTCGACTCGCTGGCCGCTGGCTTCGAGGGCGACGCCACCCGCCGCGCGCTGCTGGACGAGGTGCTGCGCGACGGCCTGCCGCAGCGCGCGGAAAGCTGGAAATACACCTCGCTGCGCCAGCTGGAACGCCGCAGCTTCGCGCAGGCCGCGGCGGTGGCTATCGATCCCACGCTGCTGGCCGCGATTCCCGCACCACGCATCGTCTTCGTCAATGGTCATTTCGATGCAGTCTTGAGCGATGTGTCGGCGCTGCCCGTCGGCATCGAAGTCGGCCCGCTGTCGCGGCTGCTGCAAGGCGATGATCCGCGCGCAGTCCATTTCCTCGAACGCCGCTACCAGCGCATCGACGAACCCTTCGCCCGCCTCAATGCCGCGCTGGCGCGCGAAGGCGTGGTGGTCCGCGTCGACGCCGGGGTGCAGGTCGAATCCCCCCTGCACATCGTCCATGTCGGCGCGCCGCAGGACGGCGGCGATGCGGCCTGGCACCTGCGGCATTTCATCGAGCTGCGCGAAGGCGCGGCGCTGCAACTGGTGGAACATGAACTGGCTGCGGGCGAGCATGCCCACCTCGGCAATGGGCTGCTGCATGCACACGTGGCCGACGGCGCACGCCTGTCGCACGTGCGCGTGCAGGATGCCGCCGCGCGCGCCAGCCTGTTCGCCCGCACCGACGCGGTGCTGGCGCGCGACGCCGGCTATGCGCGCACCGACCTGGAGCTGGGCGCGGCACTGTCGCGCCACGAACTCAACGTACGGCTGGAGGGCGATGGCGCCACGCTGCGGGCCGATGGCGTGCTGCTGGCCGACGGCCGCCGCCACGTGGATACCCGCCTCGGCATCGAACACCTTGCCCGCGACAACCGCTGCGGCCTGACCTGGCGCGGCCTGGCCGGCCAGCGCGGGCGCGCGGTCTTCCACGGCGGCATCACCATCCACCCCGGCGCCGACGGCACCGAGGCCGACCTGTCCAACAAGAACCTGCTGCTGTCCAACGAGGCGGAGATCGACACCCAGCCGGTGCTGGTAATCCACGCCGACGAGGTCAAAGCCGCCCACGGCGCCACGGTCGGCCAGCTCGATCCCACCGCTCTGTTCTACCTGCGCTCGCGCGGATTGCCGGAGGTGCAGGCGCGCGCGCTGCTGACCGGCGCGTTCTGCCGCGAGGTGGTCAACGCCATCGGCGACGGCCCCAGCCGCGCGCTGGCCGACGCCGCGCTGGGTCGCGCCCTGGCGAGGCTGGGCGCGTGA
- the sufC gene encoding Fe-S cluster assembly ATPase SufC — MLKITDLHATVAGKEILKGLSLSVAAGEVHAIMGPNGAGKSTLGNILAGRDGYEVTAGTIEFDGKPLLELEPEERAAAGVFLAFQYPVEIPGVNNTYFLRAAFNAQRKARGQEELDSMQFLKKVREKLAVLHLKDELLHRGVNEGFSGGEKKRNEIFQMALLEPKLAILDETDSGLDIDALKAVADGVNAQRSNERAFLVITHYQRLLDYIKPDVVHVLANGRIVESGGPELALQLEEHGYDWIRNRLAPEAA, encoded by the coding sequence ATGCTCAAGATCACCGACCTCCACGCCACCGTTGCGGGCAAGGAAATCCTCAAGGGGCTCTCGCTCTCTGTTGCGGCAGGTGAAGTGCACGCCATCATGGGCCCGAACGGCGCCGGCAAGTCCACGCTGGGCAACATCCTGGCCGGCCGCGACGGCTACGAGGTCACCGCCGGCACGATCGAGTTCGACGGCAAGCCGCTGTTGGAGCTGGAGCCCGAGGAGCGCGCCGCCGCCGGCGTGTTCCTGGCCTTCCAGTACCCGGTGGAAATCCCCGGCGTGAACAACACCTACTTCCTGCGCGCGGCGTTCAACGCCCAGCGCAAGGCGCGCGGGCAGGAAGAACTCGACTCGATGCAGTTCCTCAAGAAGGTGCGGGAGAAACTCGCGGTGCTGCACCTGAAGGACGAGCTGCTGCATCGCGGCGTCAACGAAGGATTTTCCGGCGGCGAGAAGAAGCGCAACGAGATCTTCCAGATGGCGCTGCTGGAGCCGAAGCTGGCGATCCTCGACGAAACCGACTCCGGCCTCGACATCGATGCGCTGAAGGCGGTGGCCGACGGCGTCAACGCGCAGCGATCAAACGAACGCGCCTTCCTCGTCATCACCCACTACCAGCGCCTGCTCGACTACATCAAGCCGGACGTGGTGCACGTGCTGGCCAATGGCCGCATCGTCGAGAGCGGCGGCCCGGAGCTGGCACTGCAACTGGAAGAACACGGCTACGACTGGATCAGGAACCGGCTGGCGCCGGAGGCCGCCTGA
- the sufB gene encoding Fe-S cluster assembly protein SufB produces the protein MNEPQNAEIHAQLGRKYDAGFITDIETDSLPPGLSEDIIRALSAKKHEPEWMTQWRLEAYRHFLTMRQPDWAKLQIGPIDLQALSYYSAPKGPKYKSLDEVPKELLDTYDKLGVPLHERAKLAGVAVDAVFDSVSVGTTFKKELAAVGVIFTSMSDAILNHPELVKKYLGTVVPVGDNYFAALNSAVFSDGSFVYIPKGVRCPMELSTYFRINAGHTGQFERTLIICEDKGHVSYLEGCTAPMRDENQLHAAVVELVALEDAEIKYSTVQNWYPGDENGVGGIYNFVTKRAECRGARSKVTWTQVETGSAITWKYPSCILTGDDSTGEFHSVALTHHYQQADTGTKMVHIGKRTKSKIVSKGISAGRGQNTYRGLVKVAAGADGARNHTQCDSLLIGKTCGAHTFPYIEVKNPSATVEHEATTSKISDDQLFYCRSRGIGQEDAVSMIVDGFCKQVFRELPMEFAVEAKKLLDVTLEGAVG, from the coding sequence ATGAACGAACCGCAGAACGCCGAGATCCACGCCCAGCTGGGGCGCAAATACGACGCCGGCTTCATCACCGACATCGAAACCGATTCGCTGCCGCCGGGTCTGTCGGAGGACATCATCCGCGCGCTTTCGGCCAAGAAGCACGAGCCGGAATGGATGACCCAGTGGCGGCTGGAGGCCTACCGCCACTTCCTGACCATGCGCCAGCCCGATTGGGCGAAGCTGCAGATCGGCCCGATCGACCTGCAGGCGCTGAGCTACTACAGCGCGCCCAAGGGCCCGAAGTACAAATCACTGGACGAGGTGCCAAAGGAACTGCTGGACACCTACGACAAGCTGGGCGTGCCGCTGCACGAGCGCGCCAAGCTGGCCGGGGTGGCGGTGGACGCGGTGTTCGACTCGGTCAGCGTCGGCACCACCTTCAAGAAGGAACTGGCCGCGGTCGGGGTGATCTTCACCTCCATGAGCGACGCCATCCTCAACCACCCGGAACTGGTGAAGAAGTACCTCGGCACCGTGGTGCCGGTGGGCGACAACTACTTCGCCGCGCTCAATTCGGCGGTGTTCTCCGACGGCAGTTTCGTCTACATCCCCAAGGGCGTGCGCTGCCCGATGGAGCTGAGCACCTACTTCCGCATCAACGCCGGCCACACCGGCCAGTTCGAGCGCACCCTGATCATCTGCGAGGACAAGGGCCACGTGTCCTACCTCGAGGGCTGCACCGCGCCGATGCGCGACGAGAACCAGCTGCACGCCGCGGTGGTGGAGCTGGTGGCGCTGGAAGATGCCGAGATCAAGTATTCCACCGTGCAGAACTGGTACCCCGGCGACGAGAACGGCGTCGGCGGCATCTACAACTTCGTCACCAAGCGGGCCGAATGCCGCGGCGCGCGCAGCAAGGTGACGTGGACGCAGGTGGAGACCGGCAGCGCGATCACCTGGAAGTACCCCAGCTGCATCCTCACCGGCGACGACTCCACCGGCGAGTTCCACAGCGTGGCGCTCACCCACCATTACCAGCAGGCCGATACCGGCACCAAGATGGTGCACATCGGCAAGCGCACCAAGTCGAAGATCGTCAGCAAGGGCATCAGCGCGGGACGCGGCCAGAACACCTACCGCGGACTGGTGAAGGTCGCCGCCGGCGCCGACGGCGCGCGCAACCACACCCAGTGCGACAGCCTGCTGATCGGCAAGACCTGCGGCGCGCACACCTTCCCCTACATCGAGGTGAAGAACCCCAGCGCCACCGTCGAACACGAGGCGACCACCTCGAAGATCAGCGACGACCAGCTGTTCTACTGCCGCAGCCGCGGCATCGGCCAGGAGGACGCGGTGTCGATGATCGTCGACGGCTTCTGCAAGCAGGTGTTCCGCGAACTGCCGATGGAATTCGCCGTGGAAGCCAAGAAACTGCTGGACGTGACGCTGGAAGGCGCGGTCGGCTGA
- a CDS encoding SUF system Fe-S cluster assembly regulator — MLRVTRLTDYATVVLTVLAARPDAVMSAPELAERAGLEAPTVAKVLKPLAAAGLVAGFRGANGGYRLARPAAAISLVEIVEAMEGPLGMTECSVPSGQCGIAHSCGVQANWRRINDVVAEALGNISLAQMLEPPQRPARGRIPARLAQV; from the coding sequence ATGCTCCGCGTCACCCGGCTGACCGACTACGCCACCGTCGTCCTGACCGTGCTCGCCGCCCGGCCGGATGCGGTGATGAGCGCGCCGGAACTGGCCGAGCGTGCCGGACTGGAAGCGCCCACCGTGGCCAAGGTGCTCAAGCCGCTGGCCGCCGCCGGGCTGGTGGCGGGCTTCCGAGGCGCCAATGGAGGCTACCGGCTTGCCCGCCCGGCCGCTGCGATCAGCCTGGTCGAGATCGTCGAGGCGATGGAAGGCCCGCTGGGTATGACCGAGTGCAGCGTGCCCAGCGGCCAGTGCGGGATCGCGCACAGCTGCGGCGTGCAGGCCAACTGGCGCCGCATCAACGACGTGGTGGCCGAAGCGCTGGGCAACATCTCGCTGGCGCAGATGCTGGAACCACCGCAACGACCCGCGCGCGGGCGCATCCCCGCCCGCCTGGCGCAGGTCTGA
- a CDS encoding alpha/beta hydrolase, which translates to MSQRSPIPTGLLALCLIATAAAAAPPAKQRLRDRILQRMQPQIEAAGHGERAPLPPGVRVERDIAYGPDPRQRYDVYLPAHARPDAPILFMVHGGGWRRGDKRMSNVVGNKAAYWLQRGFVFVSANYRMEPDADPLVQAGDVAAALASVQRRAREWSADPAKTILMGHSAGAHLVALLGSNPQGLLRQAGAHRPLGVVSLDSGALDVPALMGQPRLPQLYRDAFGTDPAYWASVSPQQQLERSALLMLLVCSSTRSFPTAPCAEARKFAGRAASLQVPMQVLPEALSHSEINDSLGQPSSYTDAVQAWIERVLMQVRR; encoded by the coding sequence ATGTCCCAGCGCTCCCCGATCCCGACCGGCCTGCTTGCACTCTGCCTGATCGCCACGGCCGCCGCAGCGGCGCCACCGGCGAAGCAGCGACTTCGCGATCGCATCCTGCAGCGGATGCAGCCGCAAATCGAAGCCGCCGGGCATGGCGAACGCGCGCCACTGCCGCCGGGTGTGCGCGTCGAACGCGATATCGCCTATGGCCCGGACCCAAGGCAGCGCTACGACGTCTACCTGCCCGCTCATGCACGGCCGGATGCGCCGATCCTGTTCATGGTCCATGGCGGCGGCTGGCGCCGAGGCGACAAACGCATGTCCAACGTCGTCGGCAACAAGGCGGCGTACTGGCTGCAGCGCGGCTTCGTATTCGTGTCCGCCAACTACCGGATGGAACCCGATGCGGATCCGCTCGTGCAAGCCGGCGACGTCGCCGCCGCGCTGGCTTCGGTGCAGCGGCGCGCCCGCGAGTGGTCCGCCGATCCGGCGAAGACGATCCTGATGGGCCATTCCGCCGGCGCGCACCTGGTGGCGCTGTTGGGCAGCAATCCCCAAGGCCTGCTGCGGCAAGCCGGCGCGCATCGCCCGCTCGGCGTGGTGTCGCTGGACAGCGGCGCGCTGGATGTCCCCGCGCTGATGGGCCAGCCGCGCCTGCCGCAGCTCTACCGCGATGCGTTCGGCACCGACCCCGCCTACTGGGCATCGGTTTCGCCGCAACAGCAGCTTGAACGCAGCGCACTGCTGATGCTGCTGGTCTGTTCCAGCACCCGGAGCTTCCCCACCGCACCCTGCGCCGAAGCCCGCAAGTTCGCCGGCCGCGCTGCCAGCCTGCAGGTGCCGATGCAGGTGCTGCCGGAAGCGCTGTCGCATTCGGAGATCAACGACAGCCTGGGCCAGCCTTCTAGCTATACCGATGCGGTCCAGGCCTGGATCGAACGGGTCTTGATGCAAGTCAGGCGCTGA